CGTGACCTCGGTGACTGGGACGCCGTTCGCGCTCAGGTTCTCCAAGACAACCTTCTGCAGACCCGCAAGGCCAGTAGTGCGAAGCGTTTGGCCCGCGAAGTCGTCTTTCGCCTTCGGCAGCTTGGCCGTGAAGAACTCGACCTGCTCGATTCGGCTGGTGTGCAGGACCAAGTAAGTCTTGTCTGGATTGCCATCTGCCGCCGGTTCGCGTTCATCGCCGATTTCATGGCGGAAGTTGTCCGTGAGCGGTACCTCGCGTTGCGCAACGATCTGGCCTATCCCGATTTCGACGCATTTCTCGAAGCCAAGAGTGGTCAGCACCTTGAGTTGGCCGAGATCTCGCCGTCCACCAAAGCCAAGCTGCGGCAGATCTTGTTCCGAATGCTTCGCGAGGCGCACCTGCTGAGCAACGACAACCAGATCCTGACACCCACGCTAAGCCCGGAACTGGCGACACTGCTCTTGGCAAAGCG
The sequence above is drawn from the Thiocapsa rosea genome and encodes:
- a CDS encoding DUF1819 family protein; the encoded protein is MGFTTGGLLLRESVRVGALFRDLGDWDAVRAQVLQDNLLQTRKASSAKRLAREVVFRLRQLGREELDLLDSAGVQDQVSLVWIAICRRFAFIADFMAEVVRERYLALRNDLAYPDFDAFLEAKSGQHLELAEISPSTKAKLRQILFRMLREAHLLSNDNQILTPTLSPELATLLLAKRAAEARYFPIAERDLRSLAK